Proteins encoded within one genomic window of Camelina sativa cultivar DH55 chromosome 19, Cs, whole genome shotgun sequence:
- the LOC104765205 gene encoding polyadenylate-binding protein-interacting protein 4-like (The sequence of the model RefSeq protein was modified relative to this genomic sequence to represent the inferred CDS: added 37 bases not found in genome assembly): MSIQPIQSENSSNGEPAFNGEAGSLKRLSNDRLVYLTTCKIGHPVEVHLKNGSMYSGIFHAADVEKDYGIILKMACLIKEGTLRGHKSRSEFVRKPPSKTFIIPADELVQVVAKDLSVSWNGMSNAVQSEKPGELLTDSSISQSYHVDRERQLKPWVPDESVPQRADLENVFDSPWNRKWNQFEANESLFGVKSTFDEELYTTKLERGAQSKELEEQARRIANEIEGETTRDLHVAEERGLQFSVKSDFDEEARYSSVRRVTGLDDSGLSEKDNVLLDIMTFGSLTISQSQELLSGGKKGCEESWGDSQSLRDNTNVDQSCSTSKQQSKDRGLDDSGLDEEDNVLLDIMTFGSLTISESQELLSGGKKGCQESWGDSQSSRDNRNVDQSCSTSKQQSKDLPAAGSSISESQLDERRRTNNDQEVSHNNRSAEESTSGHGDINESVKIGGGATSASKAVTERESQVSQGSGQTKSESSFGQSASRSSESRPVPSTSSRPGLSPSSSIGSMTSSEKSTLNPNAKEFKFNPNAKSFKPAQPAAARPQAPIPDPSFYYPGPNHVAPVQQMPGMPPVNYGVPPYPGNQPPMMMYHPQAYYHPGGQPQYPQQQMVPGQQQQMIPGQQQPRPVYYTHQQPPPPYEQDMQYHNQGRE, encoded by the exons ATGAGTATCCAACCTATTCAGTCGGAAAATTCATCAAATGGGGAGCCAG CATTCAATGGGGAAGCTGGAAGCTTAAAAAGGCTTTCAAATGATCGATTAGTGTACCTCACGACATGTAAGATCGGGCATCCTGTGGAAGTGCATCTAAAAAATGGATCGATGTATAGTGGTATATTTCATGCTGCTGATGTAGAGAAGGATTATG GAATCATTCTAAAGATGGCATGCTTGATTAAAGAAGGTACTTTACGAGGCCATAAATCCCGTTCCGAGTTTGTCAGAAAGCCGCCGTCCAAGACATTCATTATTCCTGCAGATGAACTTGTGCAAGTCGTAGCTAAG GATCTATCTGTATCCTGGAATGGCATGTCAAATGCAGTTCAGAGTGAGAAGCCGGGGGAGCTGTTGACAGACTCTTCTATATCACAGTCTTATCATGTTGATAGGGAAAGGCAGCTGAAACCCTGGGTACCTGATGAGAGTGTTCCACAGCGTGCAGATTTGGAGAATGTGTTTGATAGCCCTTGGAATAg GAAATGGAATCAGTTTGAGGCGAATGAGTCACTGTTTGGAGTAAAGAGCACTTTCGACGAAGAACTCTATACCACAAAACTTGAGAGAGGGGCTCAGAGTAAAGAGTTGGAAGAGCAAGCCCGGAGGATTGCGAACGAGATTGAGGGTGAGACTACCCGAGATCTTCATGTAGCAGAG GAAAGGGGCCTTCAGTTTAGTGTGAAATCTGATTTTGACGAGGAAGCCAGATACTCATCTGTCCGTCGAGTTACTGGATTAGATGATAGTGGGTTGAGTGAGAAGGACAACGTACTGCTGGATATTATGACTTTCGGTAGTTTAACTATTTCTCAATCCCAGGAGCTACTTTCTGGTGGCAAGAAGGGTTGTGAAGAATCATGG gGTGACAGTCAGTCTTTGCGGGATAATACAAATGTAGATCAAAGCTGCTCGACCTCTAAACAGCAATCCAAAGATCGTGGATTAGATGATAGTGGGTTGGATGAGGAGGACAACGTACTGCTGGATATTATGACTTTTGGTAGTTTAACTATTTCTGAATCCCAGGAGCTACTCTCTGGTGGCAAGAAGGGTTGTCAAGAATCATGG gGTGACAGTCAGTCTT CTCTAAACAGCAATCCAAAGATCTACCTGCCGCAGGAAGCAGTATCAG TGAGAGCCAGCTAGATGAGCGAAGAAGAACCAACAATGATCAAGAGGTTTCACACAATAACAGA TCAGCTGAGGAATCAACTTCTGGCCATGGAG ATATCAACGAAAGTGTAAAAATTGGTGGTGGTGCAACATCGGCGTCGAAGGCTGTTACTGAGAGAGAAAGTCAAGTCAGTCAAGGTTCTGGtcaaacaaaatctgaaagcTCTTTTGGGCAGTCGGCTTCTAGAAGTTCAGAAAGCCGCCCAGTTCCTTCAACATCAAGTCGTCCTGGGCTATCACCAAGCTCATCAATTGGTTCTATGACCTCATCAGAAAAGTCCACACTTAATCCGAATGCAaag GAATTCAAATTCAATCCAAACGCGAAGAGTTTCAAACCAGCACAACCAGCTGCTGCGAGACCTCAAGCTCCAATCCCAGATCCCTCATTCTACTACCCTGGTCCTAATCATGTTGCTCCTGTTCAGCAGATGCCTGGAATGCCGCCTGTTAATTACGGA GTCCCGCCATATCCTGGCAACCAACCACCGATGATGATGTATCATCCTCAAGCCTATTATCATCCAGGCGGACAACCCCAG TACCCGCAGCAGCAAATGGTGCCTGGTCAGCAGCAGCAAATGATACCTGGTCAGCAGCAGCCTAGGCCAGTGTATTACACGCACCAGCAGCCTCCTCCTCCTTACGAGCAG GACATGCAATATCATAATCAAGGACGAGAGTAA
- the LOC104765206 gene encoding nuclear transcription factor Y subunit A-6-like, whose product MQEFRSLPYPATSWDNSVFTNSKLQGSSSVTDNSTLSLTMEMMSTHFPRMKQTGFQLQDHDSSSTQSTGGESYSEVASLSEPNTRYGHNIATHLSGYKENPENRIRSHSKSILSKVSQHSVVLPIEAASWPLHSTETPHFNGFLSFPYVSQHTVQHPQIGGLVPSRMLLPHNIPENEPVYVNAKQYQAILRRRQHRAKLEAQNKLIKVRKPYLHESRHRHALKRARGSGGRFLNTKKLQESKPPPFSGSPHVCKNSPGKFWQQDITGNNNDMFQQNGFSGYPSNHHVSVLM is encoded by the exons ATGCAAGAGTTTCGTTCATTGCCTTATCCTGCAACTTCTTGGGACAACTCTGTCTTCACTAACTCAAAACTCCAAGGATCTTCTTCCGTGACTGACAACAGCACTTTAAGCTTGACGATGGAGATGATGTCTACCCATTTCCCACGGATGAAACAAACTGGTTTTCAGTTACAGGACCATGATTCTTCCTCTACTCAGTCCACTGGAGGAGAGTCATATAGTGAAGTTGCAAGTTTAAGCGAACCTAATACTCGTTATGGCCACAACATTGCTACCCATCTCTCAG GTTACAAAGAAAACCCGGAGAATCGTATTAGAAGTCATTCCAAGTCAATCTTGTCCAAGGTTTCACAACATTCAGTGGTTCTTCCTATTGAG GCGGCTTCTTGGCCTTTACACAGCACTGAAACGCCACATTTTAATGGTTTCTTGTCTTTTCCGTATGTATCACAACACACG GTGCAGCATCCTCAAATTGGAGGGTTGGTTCCTTCTAGAATGCTTTTGCCTCACAACATTCCAGAGAACGAACCAGTTTACGTCAATGCTAAACAGTACCAAGCCATTCTACGTCGTAGACAGCACCGTGCAAAGCTCGAAGCTCAGAACAAGCTCATCAAAGTCCGCAAA CCATACCTTCACGAGTCGCGCCACCGTCATGCCTTAAAGAGAGCTAGAGGCTCTGGTGGGCGTTTCCTCAACACAAAGAAGCTTCAAGAATCAAAACCTCCTCCATTCTCGGGCTCACCGCATGTCTGCAAGAACTCTCCGGGGAAGTTCTGGCAACAGGACATAACCGGGAACAACAACGACATGTTCCAACAAAACGGGTTCTCAGGTTATCCATCAAACCACCATGTCTCAGTTCTCATGTGA
- the LOC104765207 gene encoding scarecrow-like protein 29, translating into MSLEETEPPNQTLDHVLSWLEDSVSLSPLPGFDDSFLLHEFDGSQTWEWDQTQDPENGFIQSYSQDLSAYVGYEATNLEVLTEAPFIYLDPLPELQQPNDQSRKRSSEKVIEAQHVKRSERRKKKSNKSSEKSCKDGNKEERWAEQLLNPCALTITSRNSSRVQHYLCVLSELASSSGDANRRLADFGLRALQHHLSSSSLPSISSSSPVVAFASAEVKMFQKTLLKFYEVSPWFALPNNMANSAILQILAQEPIDKQDLHVLDIGVSHGMQWPTLLEALSCRSEGPPPHVRITVVSDLTADIPFSVGPSAYSYDSQLLGFARSLKIHLQISVIDKFQLIDTAPHETLIICAQFRLHHLKYSIPEERSEALRALRRLRPKGVILCENNGEDNTSGDFAAAFSRKLEYLWKFLDSTSSGFKEENSEERKLIEGEATKVLMNAGEMDEGKDKWYERMREAGFAAEAFGEDAIDGAKSLLRKYDKNWEIRMEDGDTFAGLTWKGEAVSFCSLWK; encoded by the coding sequence ATGTCGTTAGAAGAAACAGAACCACCGAACCAGACTCTAGATCATGTCCTAAGCTGGCTTGAGGATTCTGTGTCCTTATCCCCATTACCAGGATTCGATGATTCTTTTTTGCTCCACGAGTTTGATGGGTCTCAAACGTGGGAATGGGATCAGACTCAAGATCCGGAAAATGGTTTCATTCAAAGCTATAGTCAAGATCTTAGTGCATATGTGGGTTATGAAGCAACTAACCTGGAAGTTTTAACAGAAGCTCCATTCATTTATTTGGATCCTCTGCCTGAACTTCAGCAACCAAACGATCAATCCAGGAAAAGGAGCAGTGAAAAGGTTATCGAGGCCCAACACGTGAAAAGATCagaaaggaggaagaaaaaatcaaacaagtctAGTGAGAAGAGCTGCAAAGATGGTAACAAGGAAGAGAGATGGGCAGAGCAACTACTTAACCCTTGTGCCTTGACAATTACGTCAAGGAACTCATCAAGGGTTCAACACTACCTTTGTGTTCTCTCTgaacttgcttcttcttctggagATGCTAATCGTCGGCTTGCAGATTTTGGTCTTCGCGCTCTGCAACATCATCTTTCATCATCCTCTTTGCCATCAATATCATCCTCGTCGCCCGTTGTTGCGTTTGCTTCAGCAGAAGTGAAGATGTTTCAGAAGACCTTGCTTAAGTTCTATGAGGTAAGTCCATGGTTTGCTTTGCCTAATAACATGGCAAACTCAGCAATCCTGCAAATTCTAGCACAAGAGCCCATAGATAAACAGGATCTGCATGTTCTTGATATCGGTGTCTCTCACGGTATGCAATGGCCCACTTTGTTGGAGGCTCTGAGCTGCAGATCAGAAGGACCTCCTCCTCATGTTCGAATAACCGTTGTATCTGATCTTACCGCAGACATACCTTTCTCTGTTGGTCCGTCAGCTTACAGTTATGATTCTCAACTCCTTGGCTTTGCTCGGTCTCTCAAGATTCACCTCCAGATAAGTGTAATTGACAAGTTCCAACTCATTGATACCGCACCTCACGAGACCTTGATAATCTGTGCTCAGTTTAGGCTGCATCACCTGAAGTATAGCATCCCTGAAGAGAGAAGCGAAGCTTTGAGGGCACTGAGAAGATTAAGGCCAAAAGGAGTaattctttgtgagaacaatgGAGAAGACAATACCAGTGGGGACTTTGCAGCAGCGTTCTCCAGGAAACTTGAGTATCTGTGGAAGTTTCTGGATTCAACAAGCTCAGGATTCAAAGAAGAGAATAGCGAAGAGAGGAAGCTAATTGAAGGAGAGGCAACAAAGGTGTTGATGAATGCAGGAGAGATGGATGAAGGAAAAGACAAATGGTATGAGAGGATGAGAGAAGCTGGTTTTGCCGCAGAAGCATTTGGTGAAGATGCAATTGATGGAGCCAAATCTTTACTGAGAAAATATGACAAAAATTGGGAAATAAGAATGGAAGATGGAGACACCTTTGCCGGGTTAACATGGAAAGGAGAGGCAGTTTCCTTTTGTTCATTGTGGAAGTAG
- the LOC104765208 gene encoding F-box protein At1g10895-like, which produces CSLQYATTDLPVFLLCFDFTAERFGSRLPLPFHSHDEETVSLSCVRQEQLAVLYQHYDRFLEIWITTKIEPSAVSWSMFLKVDMGPLTGFKFGVEAGSFLIDEDKRVAVVFDLDGYKQTETCRYQTAHIIGQDGGYFKSVNIREAPNVGKPDRYGHTFRRYCVPLVCPSYVPSLVQLD; this is translated from the coding sequence tgtaGTTTGCAATATGCTACAACAGACCTTCCAGTTTTtctactctgttttgatttcacagCAGAGAGGTTTGGGTCTCGTCTTCCGCTGCCGTTTCACTCTCATGATGAAGAGACTGTGTCTCTATCTTGTGTCAGACAAGAGCAGCTCGCCGTGTTATATCAACACTATGACAGGTTCTTGGAGATTTGGATCACCACTAAGATTGAGCCTAGTGCCGTGTCTTGGAGCATGTTTTTAaaagtggatatgggaccactcaCTGGCTTTAAGTTTGGTGTTGAAGCTGGGAGTTTCCTCATTGACGAGGACAAGAGAGTCGCCGTGGTTTTCGATCTTGACGGATATAAACAAACCGAGACTTGTCGCTACCAAACAGCTCACATCATTGGACAAGATGGAGGATACTTCAAGTCTGTGAATATCAGAGAAGCTCCCAATGTGGGAAAACCTGACAGATATGGACATACTTTCCGTAGATATTGTGTCCCACTTGTGTGCCcttcttatgttccaagtttagtacagttagattag